From the genome of Nicotiana sylvestris chromosome 2, ASM39365v2, whole genome shotgun sequence, one region includes:
- the LOC104217674 gene encoding sister chromatid cohesion 1 protein 3-like isoform X1 has translation MLLIDEDDIVLSNDKIGRLLNDTSALKRRRKNAPLSSLDIWKLNKRHTKDGMLFEPLITGVHNDICNIYKEDFISAKIKTASSLEDHVEPSGNHSPLPGNDLGIETERLRDNQEFACTNLLSEIFPSPNKFISSPQMPTPDPAASTGCVCSDMETPSTWYGDGLDVENTILSDIPEFDNSAGDLSFLDQDDRTPVGFPGTPEVGYLLSNEGGTPEFDTLSARTRAVAQF, from the exons ATGCTACTCATTGATGAGGATGATATAGTATTGTCGAATGA taaaattggaaggctactaaATGATACCAGTGCATTGAAACGCCGGAGAAAGAATGCTCCGTTGTCTTCTTTGGACATATGGAAACTAAACAAGAGACATACAAAAGATGGAATGTTATTTGAGCCTTTAATAACCG GAGTACATAATGATATCTGCAACATCTACAAGGAAGACTTCATTTCAGCAAAAATCAAGACCGCTTCCTCATTAGAGGATCATGTAGAACCCAGTGGCAACCATTCCCCTCTACCTGGGAATGATCTTGGGATTGAAACAGAAAGACTACGTGATAATCAAGAATTTGCATGCACCAATTTGTTGTCTGAAATTTTTCCTTCACCGAATAAATTCATTTCCTCTCCACAAATGCCCACGCCGGACCCAGCAGCATCTACTGGGTGTGTTTGTTCTGATATGGAGACCCCATCAACATGGTACGGAGACGGACTAGATGTGGAGAATACCATTCTGTCTGATATTCCTGAGTTTGATAATTCTGCTGGG GATTTGAGTTTTCTGGACCAAGATGACAGGACTCCCGTTG GATTTCCAGGAACTCCTGAAGTTGGTTATTTATTAAGTAATGAAGGGGGAACACCAGAGTTTGACACATTATCTGCTAGAACAAG AGCTGTGGCTCAATTTTAG
- the LOC104217674 gene encoding sister chromatid cohesion 1 protein 3-like isoform X2, translating to MLLIDEDDIVLSNDKIGRLLNDTSALKRRRKNAPLSSLDIWKLNKRHTKDGMLFEPLITGVHNDICNIYKEDFISAKIKTASSLEDHVEPSGNHSPLPGNDLGIETERLRDNQEFACTNLLSEIFPSPNKFISSPQMPTPDPAASTGCVCSDMETPSTWYGDGLDVENTILSDIPEFDNSAGDLSFLDQDDRTPVGVGELWTCRCKSK from the exons ATGCTACTCATTGATGAGGATGATATAGTATTGTCGAATGA taaaattggaaggctactaaATGATACCAGTGCATTGAAACGCCGGAGAAAGAATGCTCCGTTGTCTTCTTTGGACATATGGAAACTAAACAAGAGACATACAAAAGATGGAATGTTATTTGAGCCTTTAATAACCG GAGTACATAATGATATCTGCAACATCTACAAGGAAGACTTCATTTCAGCAAAAATCAAGACCGCTTCCTCATTAGAGGATCATGTAGAACCCAGTGGCAACCATTCCCCTCTACCTGGGAATGATCTTGGGATTGAAACAGAAAGACTACGTGATAATCAAGAATTTGCATGCACCAATTTGTTGTCTGAAATTTTTCCTTCACCGAATAAATTCATTTCCTCTCCACAAATGCCCACGCCGGACCCAGCAGCATCTACTGGGTGTGTTTGTTCTGATATGGAGACCCCATCAACATGGTACGGAGACGGACTAGATGTGGAGAATACCATTCTGTCTGATATTCCTGAGTTTGATAATTCTGCTGGG GATTTGAGTTTTCTGGACCAAGATGACAGGACTCCCGTTG GTGTTGGAGAATTGTGGACTTGTCGAtgcaaatcaaaatga
- the LOC104217674 gene encoding sister chromatid cohesion 1 protein 3-like isoform X3: MLLIDEDDIVLSNDKIGRLLNDTSALKRRRKNAPLSSLDIWKLNKRHTKDGMLFEPLITGVHNDICNIYKEDFISAKIKTASSLEDHVEPSGNHSPLPGNDLGIETERLRDNQEFACTNLLSEIFPSPNKFISSPQMPTPDPAASTGCVCSDMETPSTWYGDGLDVENTILSDIPEFDNSAGDLSFLDQDDRTPVACIYTYIY; the protein is encoded by the exons ATGCTACTCATTGATGAGGATGATATAGTATTGTCGAATGA taaaattggaaggctactaaATGATACCAGTGCATTGAAACGCCGGAGAAAGAATGCTCCGTTGTCTTCTTTGGACATATGGAAACTAAACAAGAGACATACAAAAGATGGAATGTTATTTGAGCCTTTAATAACCG GAGTACATAATGATATCTGCAACATCTACAAGGAAGACTTCATTTCAGCAAAAATCAAGACCGCTTCCTCATTAGAGGATCATGTAGAACCCAGTGGCAACCATTCCCCTCTACCTGGGAATGATCTTGGGATTGAAACAGAAAGACTACGTGATAATCAAGAATTTGCATGCACCAATTTGTTGTCTGAAATTTTTCCTTCACCGAATAAATTCATTTCCTCTCCACAAATGCCCACGCCGGACCCAGCAGCATCTACTGGGTGTGTTTGTTCTGATATGGAGACCCCATCAACATGGTACGGAGACGGACTAGATGTGGAGAATACCATTCTGTCTGATATTCCTGAGTTTGATAATTCTGCTGGG GATTTGAGTTTTCTGGACCAAGATGACAGGACTCCCGTTG CTTGTATATATACCTATATATACTAA